From the genome of Leptotrichia sp. oral taxon 847:
AGTGTAAATTTTTTTGTAAGGCTAAAAAAATTGTATATTACTTAATTTGTGCATATATTTACACAAGATTATGGATATTTTATTTTTAAAATAATTTTATTTTTAGTTATAGTTCATTTGTAAATGATTACCGTTGAAACCGCATATTCTCTGCTATGCGAAATACTTATCTGAATTTTGAGATTTTTTGCAAGTTCCTTTATTTTTCCGTAAAGTGTAACATAGGGTTTTCCCAATTCGTCATTTAAAATTTCAATATCTCTTAGGGAAAAACCGTACACCCCTGTTCCAAATGCTTTAGAAACCGCTTCTTTTGCTGCAAAACGTCCCGCATAACTTGCGTATGGATTTCTTTTTTTTTCGATATATTCAATTTCTTTTTTTGTGTAAACTTTACTTTTGAATAAAGCTATGTTATTTATTGCATTTTTTATTCTCGATATTTCGATAATATCGGTTCCAATTCCATAAATTTCCATATTTTTACCTCAATTTTATTATTTTTTATATTTTAATATTTCTTCAAAAAGTCCGTCTTCCGTGTATCTTTTTGCTTCAATTTGAACATTACAACCTAAATTTTGAATAGTTTTAGTTGTGACGGGACCGATTGAAGCGATAATTTTTTCATTTAATAAATTTTTATTTTTTAAATTTTGCCAAAAATTTTTAAATGTTGAAGAACTTAAAAACATCAAAATATCACTTTTTTTGACATAGTTTTCCACAATTTCTTCTTCATGTTTCACGCCATTTGTATTGTAGACTACGACTTTTTCAAATTTTCTTTCGTATAAATCACCATATTTTTTGGTATTAACTGGCGAAATATTTGAAACTACAAATAAAATTTTGTCGTTTTTAGATGTAAATTTTGTACTTTCATAGGCCAATTTTTCGACTGTGTACTTTTTCGGATAAAAATCTGGAATAATTTTATATTTTTTTATTTCTTCGGCAGTTTTTTCACCGACAACACCAATTTTTACATTCGCCAAAATTCTCATATCTTTTATTTTTTTCATAAATCCAATTACAGAATTTGCGCTGTTAAATAAAATGGCGTCAAAATTTTTTAGATCTGGCAAGTCAAAATCTAAATATTCAATATCAATAAATGGTAGTAAAAGTGCATTTCCGCCAAATTCGTTTATTTTTTGCAAAATATTTTTTTGTTTATTTTTGTTTCTTGTAATTAAAATATTTTTTCCAAACAATTTTTTATTTTCAAACCATTTCATTTTTTCTCGCAGTTTTACAACTTCCCCAATCACAATAATTACAGGAGATTTAACATTATTTTTTCGTACAATTTCACAAATATTTTTTAAATTTCCAATAAATGTCTTTTGTTTAGAAGTCGTCCCATCTTTTATCACGGCAACTGGAGTGTCTTCGGTTTTTCCGTATTTTATAAGACTTTGAGTAATTTTTTCCAAGTTTGAAAGACCCATCAAAAAAATTAGCGTTCCTTTTAATTTTGCAATTTTTGAAAAATCATGCTCTTTCCCATCTTCTCTTGTGTGTCCTGTAAAAATGTGAAAAGAAGTATTAATTCCTCGGTGAGTAACTGGAATTCCAGCGTATTCTGGCACAGCGATTGCAGAAGTAATTCCTGGAATCACTTCAAAATCTATTTTAATATTATTTTTTTTGTTATTTTCCAAAATCGCTTCAATTTCTTCTCCACCACGACCGAAAACAAATGGATCGCCACCTTTTAGACGAAGCACAATTCTAGGTTTACTTTCAGAATTTTGAGTCCCTTTTTCGACAATTTTTTCATTTATCTTTTTTTGCAACTCGCCACCTTCAAAATTTTCTTTTCCCATATAAATGAGTTCGGCATCATTTTTTTTATATTTTAAAATATTTGTATTGACAAGTCTGTCATAAATTATGCAGTCGGCTTTTTCAATAATTTTCTTTAGTTTTAGCGTAATCAATTCTTCGTCGCCACAACCAGCTCCAGCTATAAAAACTTTATTATTTTCCATTTTTATCCCTTTTTATCCTTTCAATTATCCTTTCAAAATTTTTTCATATTTGCTTTTTTATTTTTCGTGCCAGTTCTTGTGCCAATTTTTTCGCATCTTCTTTTTTTCCATAAATTTTGCAGGAAATTCTTTTATTTCCGTTGTAATACATTCCTTTTACCGTAATTTTATCATCTAAAATTTTTGCACAGCAGCCAATCGGAGTGTGGCACCCGCCATCAAATATTTTTGAAAACTCTCTTTCCGCAACACATATTAATTTTGTATTGCGGTCATTTATTTCAAGTAGGAAATTTTTTATAATTTCATCGTCATTTCGACATTCCACACACAAAATAGCCTGTCCGGGAGACGGCATAATTTCATCATCACTAAAATATTGAGTAATTTTATTTTCTAATCCAACTCTTTTTAAACCTGCCGCAGCAAGAACAATCGCATCGTAGTCTTCCGTTTCAAGTTTTTTTAGTCTTGTGTGGATATTTCCTCTTATCCCTTTTACAAGTAAGTCATCTCGTAAATTCAAAATTTCTTTTTTTCGTCTTACACTTCCAGTCCCAATTACAGCGCCTTTTGGCAAATTTTTTAAACTTTTTCCAGTTTTTGAAACTAAGACATCCCTTGAGTCTTCTCTTGCAGGAAAAGAGATATTTATAAGACCTTCTGGAGTTTTTTGCGGCATATCCTTTAATGAATGAACCGCTAGGTCAATTTTTTTTTCTAGCATTTCTTTTTCAATTTCTTTTACGAACAAATCTTTTTGTGTATTAGATTTTATTTTTTCAAAATCCTGCATATTTTTGTCGCCTTTTGTCACAATAACTTTTATTTCAATTTCCAATTTTTTCACATTTTCTTTAAAAATAGATTCAATTTTTTTCTATCATTTTTTAAGAAAAAATCAAATTTTTTTTGCAGCAATTCTTTAATTTTTTCAGCTTGAGCTAATGCCAAAATACTGCCGCGTGTCCCAATAACAATCTTTTTCACATTTTCTCCTTAAATTTTTGAATATTTTTTCTGTTTTTCCAATTTTATTTTTAATTTTTCAAGTTGTTCTTCGATTATATAAAAAAAGTTTTCCACAATTTGTTCCCGCTTTTCCACATTTTGATTATAAAGATCCCAAATGTCATCTAAATTATATAAAAAAACATTTTTAAAAGCTGCAATTTTTTTGTCAATATCTCTAGGAACCGCTAAATCCAAGAAGAAGCGCTCTTTTTCATCACGCAAAATATCTTTTATTCCGCTATATTCCACAATTAAATGTGGCGCAGAAGTTGCGCTAATTATCACATCACTTTTTTTTATAAATTCATATTTTTGGCTAAATTTAGCGGTTCTTATATTGTCATAAACTTTTTTTAATTCTTTCGATTTTTTCTCGCTTCTGTTCGTAACAATCAAATTTTTATGTCCCATTTTATGAAATAAAGTGAGAATTGACTGAGTTAAATCTCCAACTCCAATTATAAAAATAGTTTTGTCTTCAATATTTTTCACTTTTTCTTTTATAAATTTCACTGAAATTGAATCAAGCGACATATTTTTTTCATTAATTTTACTTTTGTTACGAAATTTTTTCCCCGTTTCAATCGCACTGTTAAAAATTATATTTAGTAGTTTAGAAGTTTTTTTATTTTCTAGACATTTGAAAAACGCTTTTTTTATTTGTGCCAAAACTTGATCTTCACCTTTAATAATTGAATCCAATCCACAAATTACATCAAATAAATGAATTAGTGCCTCTTCATTTCTAAAAAAACTCATATTCTGAAAATCAAACTGACTTATAAGATTATTCATCTCAAAATTTTGTTTTGTTTCAAAATATATTTCAATTCTAAGGCAGGTTTCCACAATCACATATCCCAAAAAATCCCCTTTTTCAAAAAAATTTTCAACTATAGTTTTATATTTACTTTTTACAAAATTTTCTCTTTCTTCAATCGACATTTTTTTATAGCTAAAGCTAATTACAAAAAAATTTTGGCAAAAAATACTATTTTGCATCTATTATTTCCTCTCCAAATTTTATAATTTTAAAATTATATATAACAAATAAAGTATAACATTTTACTATACACATATCAATAAAAAATATTTTTTTAGATAGTGTAAAAATTTTAAGTAAAATAATTTGTGATTTCAAGTAAACATTTTATTTTATTTCAAGAAATTAAAAACATTTGGAAAAATAAAAATGTTAAGGTATAATTAAACAAGAGAATTTTAAATTTAAAAGGAAAATTTTTATGGATAAAGAGAAACTAGCGCAAAATATTTTGGAATTTCTTGGAAATAGGGAAAATATTGAAGAAAATACGACTTGTATGACAAGGTTAAGAGTGAAAGTCTTTGATTTGTCAAAAGTGAACGTAAGTGAGTTAAAAAAAGTTGATGAAGTGCTTGGCGTTGTCTGTAATGGAAATTTAGTGCAAATAGTTTTGGGAGCGGGAAAAGTTGATAGAATTGGGAAAAATTTTTCAGAATTGACAAAGCTTTCTTTGAATGAAAGTCGAAACAATGATAACAAAAAAGTTGATACGAAAAATGAAGATATAAAAAAAATATTAATAAAGAATAAAAAAACTTTTGAAAATAATGGAAAATTTCAGTTATTTTTTCAAAAGATAACAAATATATTTGTACCACTACTTCCTGCAATTATTGCGGCTGGACTGCTGCAAGGAGTAACAAATACAATAGATATAATGTCTTTAAATTTTCAGACAATTTGGTGGTATCAGCTGGTAAAGACGATTAGTTGGATAAGTTTTACCTATCTTCCAGTTTTTGTAGGAATTAACGCTACAAAGGAATTCGGAGGAACTGCGATTTTAGGCGGAATTATTGGAGCTTTATTTGTTCAAAATGAAAATATGCCGATTTTAAAAAATATTGGAAATATTGGAAAAGTGATTTTACCAATTGTTAATAAAAATTTTTATGTTGGTGCAGGAGGACTTTTTAGCGCACTATTAGTTGGATTTTTTGTCGCATTTGTTGAAAAAAATGTACGAAAAATTGTGCCAGATATATTATCAAAAATTTTAACTCCTGTGTTGACATTGATTATATGTGGAATACTAGCTATTTTAGTAATTTTGCCAC
Proteins encoded in this window:
- a CDS encoding PTS transporter subunit EIIC, which translates into the protein MDKEKLAQNILEFLGNRENIEENTTCMTRLRVKVFDLSKVNVSELKKVDEVLGVVCNGNLVQIVLGAGKVDRIGKNFSELTKLSLNESRNNDNKKVDTKNEDIKKILIKNKKTFENNGKFQLFFQKITNIFVPLLPAIIAAGLLQGVTNTIDIMSLNFQTIWWYQLVKTISWISFTYLPVFVGINATKEFGGTAILGGIIGALFVQNENMPILKNIGNIGKVILPIVNKNFYVGAGGLFSALLVGFFVAFVEKNVRKIVPDILSKILTPVLTLIICGILAILVILPLGEIITKILFLFLNFIYNKTGIISGFVISACFLPLVSMGLHQALIPIYILLNDPLGATKGINYFFPIIITAGGGQVGAGVALYIKTKNKKLKKILKDTIPAGILGMGEPLMYGVTLPLKKPFVTACLGSGFGGIAAVMLHLGTITQGVSGLLALLIVIPGSQLLFLLAMFFAYLGGFVLTYFWGVDEGKIFEIYGEVRK
- the cobA gene encoding uroporphyrinogen-III C-methyltransferase, with the protein product MENNKVFIAGAGCGDEELITLKLKKIIEKADCIIYDRLVNTNILKYKKNDAELIYMGKENFEGGELQKKINEKIVEKGTQNSESKPRIVLRLKGGDPFVFGRGGEEIEAILENNKKNNIKIDFEVIPGITSAIAVPEYAGIPVTHRGINTSFHIFTGHTREDGKEHDFSKIAKLKGTLIFLMGLSNLEKITQSLIKYGKTEDTPVAVIKDGTTSKQKTFIGNLKNICEIVRKNNVKSPVIIVIGEVVKLREKMKWFENKKLFGKNILITRNKNKQKNILQKINEFGGNALLLPFIDIEYLDFDLPDLKNFDAILFNSANSVIGFMKKIKDMRILANVKIGVVGEKTAEEIKKYKIIPDFYPKKYTVEKLAYESTKFTSKNDKILFVVSNISPVNTKKYGDLYERKFEKVVVYNTNGVKHEEEIVENYVKKSDILMFLSSSTFKNFWQNLKNKNLLNEKIIASIGPVTTKTIQNLGCNVQIEAKRYTEDGLFEEILKYKK
- the hemA gene encoding glutamyl-tRNA reductase encodes the protein MQNSIFCQNFFVISFSYKKMSIEERENFVKSKYKTIVENFFEKGDFLGYVIVETCLRIEIYFETKQNFEMNNLISQFDFQNMSFFRNEEALIHLFDVICGLDSIIKGEDQVLAQIKKAFFKCLENKKTSKLLNIIFNSAIETGKKFRNKSKINEKNMSLDSISVKFIKEKVKNIEDKTIFIIGVGDLTQSILTLFHKMGHKNLIVTNRSEKKSKELKKVYDNIRTAKFSQKYEFIKKSDVIISATSAPHLIVEYSGIKDILRDEKERFFLDLAVPRDIDKKIAAFKNVFLYNLDDIWDLYNQNVEKREQIVENFFYIIEEQLEKLKIKLEKQKKYSKI
- the acpS gene encoding holo-ACP synthase — its product is MEIYGIGTDIIEISRIKNAINNIALFKSKVYTKKEIEYIEKKRNPYASYAGRFAAKEAVSKAFGTGVYGFSLRDIEILNDELGKPYVTLYGKIKELAKNLKIQISISHSREYAVSTVIIYK